From the genome of Canis lupus familiaris isolate Mischka breed German Shepherd chromosome 8, alternate assembly UU_Cfam_GSD_1.0, whole genome shotgun sequence, one region includes:
- the AREL1 gene encoding apoptosis-resistant E3 ubiquitin protein ligase 1 isoform X2 — MFYVIGGITVSVVAFFFTIKFLFELAARVVSFLQNEDRERRGDRTIYDYVRGNYLDPRSCKVSWDWKDPYEVGHSMAFRVHLFYKNGQPFPAHRPVGLRIHISHVELAVEIPVTQEVLQEPRSNVVKVAFTVRRAGRYEISVKLGGLNVAYSPYYKIFQPGMVVPSKTKIVCHFSTLVLTCGQPHTLQIVPRDEYDNPTNNSASLRDEHNYSLSIHELGPQEEESSSVSFEKSVTSNRQTCQVFLRLTLHSRGCFHACISYQNQPINNENEKNIVERNVSTSGVSIYFEAYLYNATNCTSTPWHLPPMHMSSSQRRPSTALEEEDEDSPSECQTPEKVKKPKKVYCYVSPKQFSVKEFYLKIIPWRLYTFRVCPGTKFSYLGPDPVHKLLTLVVDDGIQPPVELSCKERNILAATFIRSLHKNIGGSETFQDKVNFFQRELRQVHMKRPHSKVTLKVSRHTLLESSLKATRNFSISDWSKNFEVVFQDEEALDWGGPRREWFELICKALFDTTNQLFTRFSDNNQALVHPNPNRPAHLRLKMYEFAGRLVGKCLYESSLGGAYKQLVRARFTRSFLAQIIGLRMHYKYFETDDPEFYKSKVCFILNNDMSEMELVFAEEKYNKSGQLDKVVELMTGGAQTPVTNANKIFYLNLLAQYRLASQVKEEVEHFLKGLNELVPENLLAIFDENELELLMCGTGDISVSDFKAHAVVVGGSWHFREKVMRWFWTVVSSLTQEELARLLQFTTGSSQLPPGGFAALCPSFQIIAAPTHSTLPTAHTCFNQLCLPTYDSYEEVHRMLQLAISEGCEGFGML, encoded by the exons ATGTTTTACGTTATTG GTGGGATCACAGTGTCTGTGGTTGCATTCTTCTTCACAATTAAGTTCCTCTTTGAGCTTGCCGCACGGGTTGTCAGCTTCCTCCAGAATGAGGACCGTGAGCGCAGAGGGGACCGGACGATTTATGACTACGTGCGGGGAAATTACCTGGATCCCCGGTCTTGCAAAGTCTCCTGGGATTGGAAGGACCCCTATGAGGTGGGCCACAGCATGGCCTTCCGAGTGCAT TTGTTCTACAAGAACGGGCAGCCTTTCCCAGCACATAGGCCTGTGGGACTGAGAATTCACATCTCCCACGTTGAGCTGGCCGTGGAGATTCCAGTGACCCAGGAGGTCCTCCAGGAGCCCCGTTCCAATGTGGTCAAAGTGGCCTTCACCGTGCGCAGGGCAGGCCGTTACGAAATCTCAGTGAAGCTTGGTGGATTAAATGTGGCCTACAGTCCCTACTATAAGATTTTTCAGCCTG GAATGGTGGTTCCTTCCAAGACCAAAATAGTGTGCCATTTTTCTACTCTTGTGTTGACCTGTGGACAGCCACACACCCTTCAGATAGTGCCCCGAGATGAGTATGACAACCCTACCAACAATTCCGCTTCTTTGAGAGACGAGCACAATTACAGTTTGTCCATCCATGAG CTCGGCCCTCAAGAAGAAGAGAGCAGCAGTGTCTCATTCGAGAAGTCAGTGACATCCAACAGGCAGACCTGCCAGGTGTTCTTGCGACTCACCCTGCATTCTCGCGGCTGCTTCCATGCCTGCATTTCATACCAAAATCAGCCAATCAATAATG AGAACGAGAAGAATATCGTTGAACGCAACGTGTCCACCTCAGGAGTGAGCATTTACTTTGAGGCTTATCTTTATAATGCCACCAACTGTACCAGCACACCTTGGCACCTCCCACCCATGCACATGAGCTCCTCCCAGCGCCGGCCTTCCACAGCcctggaggaggaagatgaagacTCACCCTCTGAGTGCCAGACCCCTGAGAAGGTGAAGAAACCCAAGAAGGTGTATTGCTACGTGTCACCAAAG CAATTCTCAGTGAAGGAATTTTACCTGAAAATCATTCCCTGGCGCCTTTATACCTTCCGAGTGTGCCCAGGAACAAAA ttttcATACCTTGGCCCTGACCCTGTTCATAAGCTCCTCACCCTGGTGGTAGATGATGGCATTCAGCCGCCTGTGGAGCTCAGCTGTAAGGAGAGGAACATTCTAGCAGCCACTTTCATCCGCTCCCTCCATAAGAATATAG GAGGCTCTGAGACCTTTCAGGACAAGGTGAACTTTTTCCAGCGAGAGCTTCGGCAGGTACATATGAAAAGACCACATTCCAAAGTCACCCTGAAAGTCAGCAGACACACCTTGTTGGAATCG TCTCTGAAAGCCACTCGGAATTTCTCAATCTCAGATTGGAGCAAGAACTTTGAAGTGGTTTTCCAAGATGAAGAAG CTCTAGACTGGGGAGGACCTCGCCGAGAATGGTTTGAGCTAATCTGCAAAGCACTGTTTGATACCACCAATCAGCTGTTCACTCGATTCAGTGACAACAACCAAGCATTA GTACATCCCAACCCTAATCGCCCTGCTCATCTACGCTTAAAAATGTATGAGTTTGCAGGGCGGCTGGTGGGCAAGTGTCTCTATGAGTCCTCTCTAGGAGGAGCCTATAAGCAATTGGTCCGGGCTCGCTTCACCCGCTCTTTCTTGGCTCAAATCATAGGACTACGTATGCATTACAAG TACTTTGAAACAGATGACCCAGAATTCTACAAATCTAAAGTTTGCTTCATCCTCAATAATGACATGAGTGAGATGGAGCTGGTCTTTGCAGAAGAGAAATATAACAAATCAGGTCAACTGGATAAG GTTGTAGAACTCATGACAGGTGGAGCTCAAACCCCAGTCAccaatgcaaataaaattttctatttaaatctaTTGGCCCAATATCGGCTGGCCAGTCAAGTGAAAGAGGAGGTGGAACACTTCCTAAAAG GCCTGAATGAGTTGGTTCCTGAGAACCTCTTGGCTATTTTTGATGAAAACGAGCTTGAG CTGCTGATGTGTGGGACTGGGGACATCAGTgtgtctgacttcaaagcccacGCAGTGGTTGTTGGCGGCTCCTGGCATTTCAGAGAAAAG GTCATGAGGTGGTTCTGGACTGTGGTTTCCAGCCTGACCCAGGAGGAGTTGGCTCGGCTACTCCAGTTCACAACAGGCTCCTCTCAGCTACCACCCGGAGGTTTTgccgccctctgcccctcattccAGATTATTGCCGCTCCTACCCACAGCACTCTCCCAACTGCACACACATG TTTTAACCAGCTGTGCCTCCCCACATATGACTCGTATGAAGAGGTGCACCGGATGCTGCAGCTGGCCATCAGTGAGGGCTGCGAGGGCTTTGGCATGCTCTGA
- the AREL1 gene encoding apoptosis-resistant E3 ubiquitin protein ligase 1 isoform X3, giving the protein MFYVIGGITVSVVAFFFTIKFLFELAARVVSFLQNEDRERRGDRTIYDYVRGNYLDPRSCKVSWDWKDPYELFYKNGQPFPAHRPVGLRIHISHVELAVEIPVTQEVLQEPRSNVVKVAFTVRRAGRYEISVKLGGLNVAYSPYYKIFQPGMVVPSKTKIVCHFSTLVLTCGQPHTLQIVPRDEYDNPTNNSASLRDEHNYSLSIHELGPQEEESSSVSFEKSVTSNRQTCQVFLRLTLHSRGCFHACISYQNQPINNGEFDIIVLSENEKNIVERNVSTSGVSIYFEAYLYNATNCTSTPWHLPPMHMSSSQRRPSTALEEEDEDSPSECQTPEKVKKPKKVYCYVSPKQFSVKEFYLKIIPWRLYTFRVCPGTKFSYLGPDPVHKLLTLVVDDGIQPPVELSCKERNILAATFIRSLHKNIGGSETFQDKVNFFQRELRQVHMKRPHSKVTLKVSRHTLLESSLKATRNFSISDWSKNFEVVFQDEEALDWGGPRREWFELICKALFDTTNQLFTRFSDNNQALVHPNPNRPAHLRLKMYEFAGRLVGKCLYESSLGGAYKQLVRARFTRSFLAQIIGLRMHYKYFETDDPEFYKSKVCFILNNDMSEMELVFAEEKYNKSGQLDKVVELMTGGAQTPVTNANKIFYLNLLAQYRLASQVKEEVEHFLKGLNELVPENLLAIFDENELELLMCGTGDISVSDFKAHAVVVGGSWHFREKVMRWFWTVVSSLTQEELARLLQFTTGSSQLPPGGFAALCPSFQIIAAPTHSTLPTAHTCFNQLCLPTYDSYEEVHRMLQLAISEGCEGFGML; this is encoded by the exons ATGTTTTACGTTATTG GTGGGATCACAGTGTCTGTGGTTGCATTCTTCTTCACAATTAAGTTCCTCTTTGAGCTTGCCGCACGGGTTGTCAGCTTCCTCCAGAATGAGGACCGTGAGCGCAGAGGGGACCGGACGATTTATGACTACGTGCGGGGAAATTACCTGGATCCCCGGTCTTGCAAAGTCTCCTGGGATTGGAAGGACCCCTATGAG TTGTTCTACAAGAACGGGCAGCCTTTCCCAGCACATAGGCCTGTGGGACTGAGAATTCACATCTCCCACGTTGAGCTGGCCGTGGAGATTCCAGTGACCCAGGAGGTCCTCCAGGAGCCCCGTTCCAATGTGGTCAAAGTGGCCTTCACCGTGCGCAGGGCAGGCCGTTACGAAATCTCAGTGAAGCTTGGTGGATTAAATGTGGCCTACAGTCCCTACTATAAGATTTTTCAGCCTG GAATGGTGGTTCCTTCCAAGACCAAAATAGTGTGCCATTTTTCTACTCTTGTGTTGACCTGTGGACAGCCACACACCCTTCAGATAGTGCCCCGAGATGAGTATGACAACCCTACCAACAATTCCGCTTCTTTGAGAGACGAGCACAATTACAGTTTGTCCATCCATGAG CTCGGCCCTCAAGAAGAAGAGAGCAGCAGTGTCTCATTCGAGAAGTCAGTGACATCCAACAGGCAGACCTGCCAGGTGTTCTTGCGACTCACCCTGCATTCTCGCGGCTGCTTCCATGCCTGCATTTCATACCAAAATCAGCCAATCAATAATGGTGAATTTGACATTATTGTCCTAAGTG AGAACGAGAAGAATATCGTTGAACGCAACGTGTCCACCTCAGGAGTGAGCATTTACTTTGAGGCTTATCTTTATAATGCCACCAACTGTACCAGCACACCTTGGCACCTCCCACCCATGCACATGAGCTCCTCCCAGCGCCGGCCTTCCACAGCcctggaggaggaagatgaagacTCACCCTCTGAGTGCCAGACCCCTGAGAAGGTGAAGAAACCCAAGAAGGTGTATTGCTACGTGTCACCAAAG CAATTCTCAGTGAAGGAATTTTACCTGAAAATCATTCCCTGGCGCCTTTATACCTTCCGAGTGTGCCCAGGAACAAAA ttttcATACCTTGGCCCTGACCCTGTTCATAAGCTCCTCACCCTGGTGGTAGATGATGGCATTCAGCCGCCTGTGGAGCTCAGCTGTAAGGAGAGGAACATTCTAGCAGCCACTTTCATCCGCTCCCTCCATAAGAATATAG GAGGCTCTGAGACCTTTCAGGACAAGGTGAACTTTTTCCAGCGAGAGCTTCGGCAGGTACATATGAAAAGACCACATTCCAAAGTCACCCTGAAAGTCAGCAGACACACCTTGTTGGAATCG TCTCTGAAAGCCACTCGGAATTTCTCAATCTCAGATTGGAGCAAGAACTTTGAAGTGGTTTTCCAAGATGAAGAAG CTCTAGACTGGGGAGGACCTCGCCGAGAATGGTTTGAGCTAATCTGCAAAGCACTGTTTGATACCACCAATCAGCTGTTCACTCGATTCAGTGACAACAACCAAGCATTA GTACATCCCAACCCTAATCGCCCTGCTCATCTACGCTTAAAAATGTATGAGTTTGCAGGGCGGCTGGTGGGCAAGTGTCTCTATGAGTCCTCTCTAGGAGGAGCCTATAAGCAATTGGTCCGGGCTCGCTTCACCCGCTCTTTCTTGGCTCAAATCATAGGACTACGTATGCATTACAAG TACTTTGAAACAGATGACCCAGAATTCTACAAATCTAAAGTTTGCTTCATCCTCAATAATGACATGAGTGAGATGGAGCTGGTCTTTGCAGAAGAGAAATATAACAAATCAGGTCAACTGGATAAG GTTGTAGAACTCATGACAGGTGGAGCTCAAACCCCAGTCAccaatgcaaataaaattttctatttaaatctaTTGGCCCAATATCGGCTGGCCAGTCAAGTGAAAGAGGAGGTGGAACACTTCCTAAAAG GCCTGAATGAGTTGGTTCCTGAGAACCTCTTGGCTATTTTTGATGAAAACGAGCTTGAG CTGCTGATGTGTGGGACTGGGGACATCAGTgtgtctgacttcaaagcccacGCAGTGGTTGTTGGCGGCTCCTGGCATTTCAGAGAAAAG GTCATGAGGTGGTTCTGGACTGTGGTTTCCAGCCTGACCCAGGAGGAGTTGGCTCGGCTACTCCAGTTCACAACAGGCTCCTCTCAGCTACCACCCGGAGGTTTTgccgccctctgcccctcattccAGATTATTGCCGCTCCTACCCACAGCACTCTCCCAACTGCACACACATG TTTTAACCAGCTGTGCCTCCCCACATATGACTCGTATGAAGAGGTGCACCGGATGCTGCAGCTGGCCATCAGTGAGGGCTGCGAGGGCTTTGGCATGCTCTGA
- the AREL1 gene encoding apoptosis-resistant E3 ubiquitin protein ligase 1 isoform X1, which yields MFYVIGGITVSVVAFFFTIKFLFELAARVVSFLQNEDRERRGDRTIYDYVRGNYLDPRSCKVSWDWKDPYEVGHSMAFRVHLFYKNGQPFPAHRPVGLRIHISHVELAVEIPVTQEVLQEPRSNVVKVAFTVRRAGRYEISVKLGGLNVAYSPYYKIFQPGMVVPSKTKIVCHFSTLVLTCGQPHTLQIVPRDEYDNPTNNSASLRDEHNYSLSIHELGPQEEESSSVSFEKSVTSNRQTCQVFLRLTLHSRGCFHACISYQNQPINNGEFDIIVLSENEKNIVERNVSTSGVSIYFEAYLYNATNCTSTPWHLPPMHMSSSQRRPSTALEEEDEDSPSECQTPEKVKKPKKVYCYVSPKQFSVKEFYLKIIPWRLYTFRVCPGTKFSYLGPDPVHKLLTLVVDDGIQPPVELSCKERNILAATFIRSLHKNIGGSETFQDKVNFFQRELRQVHMKRPHSKVTLKVSRHTLLESSLKATRNFSISDWSKNFEVVFQDEEALDWGGPRREWFELICKALFDTTNQLFTRFSDNNQALVHPNPNRPAHLRLKMYEFAGRLVGKCLYESSLGGAYKQLVRARFTRSFLAQIIGLRMHYKYFETDDPEFYKSKVCFILNNDMSEMELVFAEEKYNKSGQLDKVVELMTGGAQTPVTNANKIFYLNLLAQYRLASQVKEEVEHFLKGLNELVPENLLAIFDENELELLMCGTGDISVSDFKAHAVVVGGSWHFREKVMRWFWTVVSSLTQEELARLLQFTTGSSQLPPGGFAALCPSFQIIAAPTHSTLPTAHTCFNQLCLPTYDSYEEVHRMLQLAISEGCEGFGML from the exons ATGTTTTACGTTATTG GTGGGATCACAGTGTCTGTGGTTGCATTCTTCTTCACAATTAAGTTCCTCTTTGAGCTTGCCGCACGGGTTGTCAGCTTCCTCCAGAATGAGGACCGTGAGCGCAGAGGGGACCGGACGATTTATGACTACGTGCGGGGAAATTACCTGGATCCCCGGTCTTGCAAAGTCTCCTGGGATTGGAAGGACCCCTATGAGGTGGGCCACAGCATGGCCTTCCGAGTGCAT TTGTTCTACAAGAACGGGCAGCCTTTCCCAGCACATAGGCCTGTGGGACTGAGAATTCACATCTCCCACGTTGAGCTGGCCGTGGAGATTCCAGTGACCCAGGAGGTCCTCCAGGAGCCCCGTTCCAATGTGGTCAAAGTGGCCTTCACCGTGCGCAGGGCAGGCCGTTACGAAATCTCAGTGAAGCTTGGTGGATTAAATGTGGCCTACAGTCCCTACTATAAGATTTTTCAGCCTG GAATGGTGGTTCCTTCCAAGACCAAAATAGTGTGCCATTTTTCTACTCTTGTGTTGACCTGTGGACAGCCACACACCCTTCAGATAGTGCCCCGAGATGAGTATGACAACCCTACCAACAATTCCGCTTCTTTGAGAGACGAGCACAATTACAGTTTGTCCATCCATGAG CTCGGCCCTCAAGAAGAAGAGAGCAGCAGTGTCTCATTCGAGAAGTCAGTGACATCCAACAGGCAGACCTGCCAGGTGTTCTTGCGACTCACCCTGCATTCTCGCGGCTGCTTCCATGCCTGCATTTCATACCAAAATCAGCCAATCAATAATGGTGAATTTGACATTATTGTCCTAAGTG AGAACGAGAAGAATATCGTTGAACGCAACGTGTCCACCTCAGGAGTGAGCATTTACTTTGAGGCTTATCTTTATAATGCCACCAACTGTACCAGCACACCTTGGCACCTCCCACCCATGCACATGAGCTCCTCCCAGCGCCGGCCTTCCACAGCcctggaggaggaagatgaagacTCACCCTCTGAGTGCCAGACCCCTGAGAAGGTGAAGAAACCCAAGAAGGTGTATTGCTACGTGTCACCAAAG CAATTCTCAGTGAAGGAATTTTACCTGAAAATCATTCCCTGGCGCCTTTATACCTTCCGAGTGTGCCCAGGAACAAAA ttttcATACCTTGGCCCTGACCCTGTTCATAAGCTCCTCACCCTGGTGGTAGATGATGGCATTCAGCCGCCTGTGGAGCTCAGCTGTAAGGAGAGGAACATTCTAGCAGCCACTTTCATCCGCTCCCTCCATAAGAATATAG GAGGCTCTGAGACCTTTCAGGACAAGGTGAACTTTTTCCAGCGAGAGCTTCGGCAGGTACATATGAAAAGACCACATTCCAAAGTCACCCTGAAAGTCAGCAGACACACCTTGTTGGAATCG TCTCTGAAAGCCACTCGGAATTTCTCAATCTCAGATTGGAGCAAGAACTTTGAAGTGGTTTTCCAAGATGAAGAAG CTCTAGACTGGGGAGGACCTCGCCGAGAATGGTTTGAGCTAATCTGCAAAGCACTGTTTGATACCACCAATCAGCTGTTCACTCGATTCAGTGACAACAACCAAGCATTA GTACATCCCAACCCTAATCGCCCTGCTCATCTACGCTTAAAAATGTATGAGTTTGCAGGGCGGCTGGTGGGCAAGTGTCTCTATGAGTCCTCTCTAGGAGGAGCCTATAAGCAATTGGTCCGGGCTCGCTTCACCCGCTCTTTCTTGGCTCAAATCATAGGACTACGTATGCATTACAAG TACTTTGAAACAGATGACCCAGAATTCTACAAATCTAAAGTTTGCTTCATCCTCAATAATGACATGAGTGAGATGGAGCTGGTCTTTGCAGAAGAGAAATATAACAAATCAGGTCAACTGGATAAG GTTGTAGAACTCATGACAGGTGGAGCTCAAACCCCAGTCAccaatgcaaataaaattttctatttaaatctaTTGGCCCAATATCGGCTGGCCAGTCAAGTGAAAGAGGAGGTGGAACACTTCCTAAAAG GCCTGAATGAGTTGGTTCCTGAGAACCTCTTGGCTATTTTTGATGAAAACGAGCTTGAG CTGCTGATGTGTGGGACTGGGGACATCAGTgtgtctgacttcaaagcccacGCAGTGGTTGTTGGCGGCTCCTGGCATTTCAGAGAAAAG GTCATGAGGTGGTTCTGGACTGTGGTTTCCAGCCTGACCCAGGAGGAGTTGGCTCGGCTACTCCAGTTCACAACAGGCTCCTCTCAGCTACCACCCGGAGGTTTTgccgccctctgcccctcattccAGATTATTGCCGCTCCTACCCACAGCACTCTCCCAACTGCACACACATG TTTTAACCAGCTGTGCCTCCCCACATATGACTCGTATGAAGAGGTGCACCGGATGCTGCAGCTGGCCATCAGTGAGGGCTGCGAGGGCTTTGGCATGCTCTGA